In one Gemmatimonas sp. genomic region, the following are encoded:
- a CDS encoding glycosyltransferase family 2 protein, which translates to MPSASLVIATYNWPEALDLVLRSVRAQRQMPTEVLVADDGSGEATRHVVTAHQTDFPVPLLHVWHEDRGFRLAAIRNEAIRRASGDYIIQIDGDMVLHPRFVAAHARFAQRGAYVQGSRCLLGPNLTQALLRDRQHAVAWFAADLRNRQNAWYLPWLAPFVRGPRDPNRRTRGCHMAFWRDDLCLVNGYDESFVGWGREDSELAARLIHSGIRRRNFKFGAVAYHLWHEEACRGRFSVNESRYEATLREKRRRCLHGLVGEFPEAVV; encoded by the coding sequence GTGCCCAGTGCTTCCCTCGTGATTGCTACGTACAACTGGCCTGAGGCGCTCGATCTGGTCCTGCGCAGTGTGCGTGCCCAGCGCCAAATGCCGACCGAGGTGCTCGTGGCCGACGACGGATCCGGCGAGGCCACGCGGCACGTGGTGACGGCACACCAGACGGATTTCCCCGTGCCCTTGCTGCATGTGTGGCATGAAGATCGGGGCTTTCGCCTGGCCGCCATTCGCAACGAGGCCATTCGACGGGCATCGGGCGACTACATCATTCAGATTGACGGGGACATGGTGCTGCATCCGCGCTTCGTCGCGGCGCACGCACGCTTTGCCCAACGCGGGGCCTATGTGCAGGGGAGTCGGTGCCTCCTGGGGCCGAACCTCACGCAGGCATTGCTGCGCGACCGACAGCATGCGGTGGCGTGGTTCGCGGCCGACTTGCGCAACCGGCAGAACGCCTGGTATCTGCCATGGCTGGCCCCGTTCGTCCGCGGTCCGCGGGACCCGAACCGACGTACCCGCGGGTGTCATATGGCATTCTGGCGGGACGACCTGTGCCTCGTGAATGGCTACGACGAAAGCTTCGTGGGCTGGGGCCGCGAAGACAGTGAGCTGGCCGCGCGGCTCATCCACAGCGGCATTCGCCGACGCAACTTCAAGTTCGGCGCCGTGGCGTACCATCTGTGGCACGAGGAAGCGTGCCGTGGGCGGTTCAGCGTGAATGAAAGCCGCTACGAGGCCACGCTGCGGGAAAAACGCCGGCGCTGCCTGCACGGGCTCGTCGGCGAGTTCCCCGAGGCCGTCGTATAG
- a CDS encoding L-2-amino-thiazoline-4-carboxylic acid hydrolase codes for MNLPTNAELNAIGVLRRRLIEARVLAPVLDALGTRFGRDEVLAVARDVIVALAHEQGEELAQAVGGCSLRHFEGTLDRWQADDALHITVRESAPERFAFDVTRCRYAEMYRELGIPELGAILSCNRDAALIGGFNPDVSFTRTQTIMGGASHCDFVYTLTRATPPTSSIRTV; via the coding sequence ATGAACCTTCCCACCAACGCCGAACTCAACGCGATCGGTGTGCTGCGCCGTCGCCTCATCGAGGCGCGGGTGCTCGCGCCGGTGCTCGACGCCCTCGGCACCCGTTTCGGCCGCGACGAGGTGCTGGCGGTGGCGCGCGATGTCATCGTCGCGCTGGCGCACGAGCAGGGGGAGGAATTGGCGCAGGCGGTCGGCGGCTGTTCGCTCCGGCACTTCGAGGGCACGCTCGATCGCTGGCAGGCCGACGACGCGCTGCACATCACCGTGCGCGAGTCCGCCCCGGAACGATTCGCCTTCGACGTGACGCGCTGCCGCTACGCCGAGATGTACCGGGAGTTGGGCATCCCGGAACTCGGCGCCATTCTCTCGTGTAATCGCGACGCCGCGCTCATTGGCGGCTTCAATCCCGACGTGTCCTTTACGCGCACGCAGACCATCATGGGCGGCGCCTCACACTGCGACTTCGTGTACACCCTCACCCGCGCCACGCCACCCACGTCTTCCATCCGGACCGTGTGA
- a CDS encoding DNA polymerase domain-containing protein encodes MSVWASGDGQVTVWRRDGDGLLCTETVPFRPWLLLASLDALRASGGSHAVRRLDAPPVPGDGLAACELQGPGALRWLVSHDSWSELERVVCRGAARGLGRRCTHLSQLPREMRHVLPAEEQYLVASGRTYFRGLTFAQLRRLQFDLETTGLDARTDRIFLIALGAPDGTVELLEAEGEGDTAEAALIGRFVQRVRALDPDVIENHNLHGFDLPFLRQRARRLGVPLSMGRLAHTDLVERAAMRGVVADDERLTGGGDRRVRYIVPGRECIDTLDAVRRYDFAVRELPSYGLKAVAQHFRVAAPARERIRGDRIHAVYQRDPARVRRYASADVTEVAALSRLLGGAAFALAGMAPRRYERLADAGPATGVIDPLLVRAYLRAGQALPAYATGDDTVHSGAALHLFTVGALHRVVKVDVASLYPSLMRAYRIGPARDHLQALLTLVDGLVEQRLAAKARAKAAAPHSDERFTYEAVSAAMKLVVNSAYGYLAASDGLTRFADVHAANDVTRQGRETLRLMCQALAQRGVELIEADTDGVYFAVPDTWSEADEQRVVAEVAALLPPLVQLELEGRYAAMLSHEAKNYALLTSDGRLLLKGVAFRSSRAEPFGEEFLRVAIARLLAHDVPGVRAAYLETRDALHTRRLPTLAVAARVQLRKSPEMYERTRHSRREFAYEAVWQCRGGTWRAGDRVRVYRAAGGRGRVIDELDGEAYVDDDPRDYDAVYYASLLRRTFATRLARAFRPPDFERLFADAEQLPLFAPALEEIRPVATRDPAAWRLLDEAAGGARAAADGQR; translated from the coding sequence GTGTCGGTGTGGGCCAGCGGCGATGGACAGGTCACCGTGTGGCGTCGTGACGGCGACGGGCTGCTGTGCACGGAAACGGTGCCATTCCGCCCGTGGCTCCTGCTTGCGTCGCTCGACGCGCTGCGGGCGTCGGGGGGCTCGCATGCGGTGCGCCGCCTCGACGCCCCACCCGTACCGGGAGACGGACTCGCTGCCTGCGAACTGCAGGGGCCGGGCGCGCTGCGATGGCTCGTTTCGCACGATTCGTGGTCGGAGCTCGAACGGGTCGTTTGTCGCGGGGCCGCGCGCGGACTGGGGCGCCGCTGTACGCATCTGTCGCAGCTGCCGCGCGAGATGCGCCATGTGCTGCCGGCCGAGGAGCAGTATCTCGTGGCCAGCGGTCGTACGTACTTCCGGGGGCTGACGTTCGCGCAGCTGCGGCGCTTGCAGTTCGACCTCGAAACCACCGGGCTCGATGCGCGCACCGATCGCATCTTTCTCATCGCCCTGGGTGCCCCCGACGGCACGGTCGAGCTGCTGGAGGCGGAAGGCGAGGGCGATACCGCGGAAGCGGCGCTCATCGGCCGCTTCGTGCAGCGCGTTCGCGCGCTCGATCCCGACGTCATCGAGAACCACAACCTGCACGGATTCGATCTCCCGTTCCTGCGACAGCGCGCGCGACGGCTGGGGGTGCCGCTCTCGATGGGGCGTCTCGCGCACACCGATCTGGTGGAGCGCGCGGCCATGCGCGGCGTGGTTGCCGACGATGAGCGGCTGACCGGCGGCGGTGACCGTCGGGTACGGTATATCGTGCCCGGACGGGAATGCATCGACACGCTCGATGCGGTGCGCCGCTACGACTTTGCCGTGCGCGAGCTGCCAAGCTACGGCCTCAAGGCTGTGGCACAGCACTTTCGGGTTGCGGCCCCTGCCCGGGAACGCATTCGCGGCGATCGCATCCATGCCGTGTACCAGCGCGATCCCGCCCGCGTGCGACGTTACGCGAGCGCCGACGTCACCGAGGTCGCCGCCCTGTCCCGCCTCCTGGGGGGCGCCGCCTTCGCGCTCGCCGGCATGGCGCCACGTCGCTACGAACGGCTGGCCGACGCCGGACCGGCCACCGGCGTCATCGATCCGCTGCTCGTGCGTGCCTACCTGCGCGCGGGGCAGGCACTCCCCGCCTACGCGACCGGGGACGATACCGTGCACAGCGGCGCCGCCCTCCATCTCTTCACGGTTGGAGCGCTGCACCGGGTCGTGAAGGTGGATGTGGCCAGCCTCTACCCGTCACTCATGCGCGCCTATCGCATCGGCCCTGCGCGCGATCATCTGCAGGCACTGCTCACGCTCGTGGACGGGCTGGTGGAGCAGCGTCTGGCGGCCAAGGCGCGTGCCAAGGCCGCGGCGCCGCACTCCGACGAGCGATTCACCTACGAGGCGGTGTCGGCTGCCATGAAGCTGGTGGTCAATTCGGCCTACGGCTATCTCGCCGCCAGCGACGGACTCACCCGCTTTGCCGATGTGCATGCGGCCAACGACGTCACGCGGCAGGGACGGGAGACGCTGCGCCTCATGTGCCAGGCGCTGGCCCAGCGCGGGGTGGAACTCATCGAGGCCGACACCGACGGCGTGTACTTCGCCGTGCCCGACACGTGGAGCGAGGCCGACGAGCAGCGGGTGGTGGCCGAAGTCGCTGCCCTCCTGCCACCGCTCGTGCAGCTCGAGCTGGAAGGACGATATGCGGCGATGCTGTCGCACGAAGCCAAGAACTACGCGCTGCTGACCTCCGACGGGCGGTTGCTGCTCAAGGGCGTGGCGTTTCGTTCGAGTCGCGCCGAGCCGTTCGGGGAGGAGTTCCTGCGCGTGGCCATCGCCCGCCTGCTGGCCCACGATGTGCCCGGCGTGCGCGCCGCCTATCTGGAGACACGCGACGCCCTCCACACACGCCGGCTGCCGACGCTTGCCGTGGCGGCGCGGGTGCAACTGCGCAAGTCGCCCGAGATGTACGAACGGACGCGCCACTCGCGACGGGAGTTTGCCTATGAAGCCGTGTGGCAGTGCCGAGGCGGCACATGGCGTGCCGGTGATCGCGTGCGCGTCTATCGGGCCGCCGGTGGGAGGGGACGGGTCATCGACGAACTCGACGGCGAAGCGTATGTGGATGATGATCCGCGCGACTACGACGCGGTGTACTACGCGTCGTTGCTGCGGCGCACCTTCGCGACCCGCCTGGCGCGTGCCTTCCGCCCGCCCGACTTCGAACGGCTCTTTGCCGATGCGGAGCAGTTGCCGCTCTTCGCGCCAGCCCTCGAGGAGATCCGACCTGTCGCGACGCGTGACCCCGCCGCGTGGCGTCTGCTCGACGAGGCGGCGGGTGGCGCACGCGCAGCGGCGGACGGTCAGCGATAG
- a CDS encoding DUF1343 domain-containing protein → MVSTLSRLDMTRPCLARHVRGIAAACAALVLLPLAPATRPLAAQTRGGVIPGIEVLLSDSLHLVRGKRVGLITNHSGRDRQGTSSIDLLFKAPGVSLTALFGPEHGIRGAARAGEKIANSVDGKTGVKVYSLYGTVETPTPEMLDEVDVLVYDIQDVGARVYTYPWTLALTAAAAGKPIIVLDRPNPIRADRFEGNILDLRFRSLVGQHAVALRYGLTVGELMRFLVGTRALTATVTVVPMKHYRRAMWFDETGLPRVNPSPNLRTPDAELLYPGTVFFEGTNATEGRGTDAPFQLIGADYLTDHVALAGRLNALKLGGVRFDTATRTIAPGYKFAGKTIPMIKVVVTDRNAVRPVEVGVRLLRAFRAAHPTEFAWREPTVNAPTRVRGIDRLAGTDALTKAVDDGTIELLLRQWNADAMKFEASVKPYLLYR, encoded by the coding sequence ATGGTTTCCACCCTGTCCCGGCTCGACATGACCCGCCCCTGTCTGGCGCGCCACGTACGCGGCATTGCCGCCGCCTGCGCGGCGCTGGTGCTCCTTCCCCTCGCGCCTGCAACACGTCCCCTCGCAGCGCAAACGCGCGGCGGCGTGATTCCCGGCATCGAGGTGCTGCTGTCGGATTCGCTGCACCTGGTGCGCGGCAAGCGGGTGGGGCTGATCACGAATCACTCCGGGCGTGATCGACAGGGCACAAGCAGCATCGACCTGCTCTTCAAGGCGCCGGGCGTTTCGCTCACCGCCCTCTTCGGCCCCGAGCATGGCATTCGGGGCGCTGCGCGCGCCGGCGAAAAGATTGCGAACAGCGTGGACGGCAAGACGGGCGTGAAGGTCTATTCGCTGTATGGCACCGTGGAGACGCCCACCCCGGAGATGCTCGACGAGGTGGATGTGCTGGTGTACGACATTCAGGACGTGGGCGCCCGCGTGTACACGTACCCGTGGACGCTGGCGCTGACCGCGGCGGCAGCGGGGAAGCCGATCATCGTGCTCGACCGTCCCAACCCCATTCGCGCCGACCGGTTCGAAGGCAACATCCTCGACCTGCGCTTCCGCTCCCTCGTGGGCCAGCACGCGGTGGCCCTGCGCTACGGACTCACCGTGGGAGAGCTCATGCGCTTTCTCGTGGGCACCAGGGCGCTCACCGCCACGGTGACCGTGGTGCCCATGAAGCACTACCGTCGGGCCATGTGGTTCGACGAAACGGGGCTACCACGGGTGAACCCTTCACCCAACCTGCGCACGCCCGACGCCGAACTGCTGTATCCAGGCACCGTGTTCTTCGAGGGCACGAATGCTACGGAGGGGCGCGGCACCGACGCACCGTTCCAGCTCATCGGCGCCGACTACCTCACGGACCACGTGGCGCTCGCCGGGCGCCTCAACGCCCTCAAGCTGGGGGGGGTGCGATTCGACACGGCCACGCGCACCATCGCCCCGGGGTACAAGTTCGCCGGCAAGACGATCCCCATGATCAAGGTGGTGGTGACCGACCGCAACGCCGTGCGTCCGGTCGAAGTTGGCGTGCGGCTGCTGCGGGCCTTCCGGGCGGCGCACCCCACGGAGTTCGCGTGGCGCGAACCCACGGTGAATGCGCCCACACGCGTCCGCGGCATCGACCGCCTCGCCGGCACGGATGCGCTCACGAAGGCCGTCGACGACGGCACCATCGAACTGCTGCTCCGGCAGTGGAACGCCGACGCCATGAAGTTCGAGGCGAGCGTGAAGCCGTATCTGCTCTATCGCTGA
- a CDS encoding DUF1028 domain-containing protein translates to MRFLTRFLVALTCLLLPRAAHATWSVIAVDMATGRVVIASATCVDRDDAFLMGIQAVVVPGKGVAACQAGVDGTHANQMLVYRELQKGTDPARIIEMLSADPAFQSRQFGIVDLTGRTAGHSGLSNGYVTQDIQGQVPGTQIYYSIQGNILRTGDVIPNAVRAFVHTQGALTDRVMAALETADRFGGDSRCVCPPLPADGSKPAIACEGRTSYIAYILMANRTDSSGDSHSNGTYALYLTVAQPNQPGPNAIKPGENLNPVKTLRTRYDAWRRGQPASYK, encoded by the coding sequence ATGCGATTCCTCACCCGATTCCTCGTAGCCCTGACCTGTCTGCTGCTGCCCCGCGCGGCGCATGCCACCTGGTCGGTCATCGCCGTGGACATGGCCACCGGCCGCGTCGTCATTGCCTCGGCCACCTGCGTGGACCGTGACGATGCCTTTCTCATGGGCATTCAGGCCGTCGTCGTGCCCGGCAAGGGGGTAGCGGCCTGCCAGGCCGGCGTCGACGGCACCCATGCCAACCAGATGCTCGTGTATCGCGAGTTGCAGAAAGGCACCGACCCGGCGCGCATCATCGAGATGCTGTCGGCCGATCCCGCCTTTCAGTCGCGACAGTTCGGCATTGTGGACCTCACGGGGCGTACCGCCGGACACTCCGGTCTGTCCAACGGCTACGTCACACAGGACATCCAGGGACAGGTGCCCGGCACGCAGATCTACTACTCCATCCAGGGCAACATCCTGCGCACCGGTGACGTGATCCCCAATGCGGTCCGTGCGTTCGTGCACACGCAGGGCGCGCTCACGGACCGGGTGATGGCGGCGCTGGAGACGGCCGACCGGTTCGGCGGGGACAGCCGCTGCGTGTGCCCTCCGTTGCCGGCGGACGGCAGCAAACCCGCCATCGCCTGCGAGGGGCGCACGTCGTACATCGCCTACATCCTCATGGCCAACCGCACCGACAGCAGCGGCGACTCGCACAGCAACGGCACGTACGCGCTCTACCTCACGGTGGCGCAGCCCAATCAACCGGGCCCCAACGCCATCAAGCCGGGGGAGAATCTCAACCCCGTGAAGACGCTGCGCACCCGCTACGACGCGTGGCGTCGCGGCCAGCCGGCGTCATACAAGTGA
- a CDS encoding YbhB/YbcL family Raf kinase inhibitor-like protein has protein sequence MSRPLFRVRLATVALRACCAMSMLALAVPVHTATAQSRVPLRVLTLTTPAFPDGGSIPARHAQPGRDVSPALTWSGAPDSTRSFVLLVHDADAAQGDGTDDTLHWLVWNIPGTATGLPEGVPSGAQLADGTRQISVSGPYYRGPAAAATGPAHHYVFELYALDTMLNIQPTAMSAAATREAVMRAMAGRVRAKGVLVGLYRRPVP, from the coding sequence GTGAGCCGCCCCCTCTTCCGGGTCCGGCTGGCGACAGTCGCGCTGCGGGCGTGCTGCGCGATGAGCATGCTGGCACTCGCGGTGCCGGTGCACACGGCCACCGCGCAATCGCGCGTCCCCTTGCGGGTACTCACGCTCACCACGCCGGCCTTCCCCGACGGGGGCAGCATCCCCGCGCGCCACGCCCAGCCCGGACGCGATGTCTCGCCTGCGCTCACGTGGAGCGGCGCACCCGACTCCACCCGCAGCTTCGTGCTGCTGGTGCACGATGCCGATGCGGCGCAGGGTGACGGCACCGACGACACGCTGCACTGGCTCGTGTGGAACATTCCCGGCACGGCAACGGGGTTGCCCGAGGGGGTGCCAAGCGGGGCGCAGCTGGCCGACGGGACGCGACAGATCAGCGTGAGCGGTCCGTACTATCGTGGCCCGGCGGCCGCCGCCACCGGCCCGGCGCACCATTACGTGTTCGAGCTGTACGCACTCGACACGATGCTCAACATCCAACCTACGGCCATGTCTGCCGCGGCCACCCGTGAGGCGGTCATGCGCGCCATGGCGGGGCGCGTGCGTGCCAAGGGCGTGCTCGTGGGGCTCTATCGCCGTCCAGTGCCCTGA
- a CDS encoding RNA polymerase sigma-70 factor: MRELPNNCVQRVRAGDLEAFESLFRAMHAPLLAFGARYVGDTARAEELVQDVFLALWERRAEWVVTGSVPSYLFAAVRSRALNVRRRDAVEQRWADDEAHDSVRALHPPPQRADTALEAREARTRVDAAMAALPPRLAQVMVMRWHGGLSYAEIARILGISVKGVENQLGRGLKALRAALDDG, from the coding sequence GTGCGTGAGCTGCCCAACAACTGCGTTCAGCGCGTCCGTGCTGGTGACCTCGAGGCGTTTGAGTCGCTCTTTCGCGCCATGCATGCGCCGTTGCTGGCGTTCGGCGCTCGATATGTCGGCGACACGGCCCGCGCCGAGGAGCTGGTGCAGGACGTGTTCCTGGCGCTGTGGGAGCGGCGCGCCGAATGGGTCGTCACCGGCAGTGTGCCCTCCTACCTGTTCGCGGCAGTTCGCAGCCGCGCACTCAACGTGCGTCGGCGCGACGCGGTCGAGCAGCGATGGGCCGATGACGAGGCGCACGACAGCGTGCGGGCCCTGCATCCCCCCCCGCAGCGGGCCGATACCGCACTCGAGGCACGCGAGGCGCGGACGCGAGTCGACGCGGCCATGGCCGCCCTGCCGCCCCGCCTCGCCCAGGTCATGGTGATGCGCTGGCACGGGGGATTGAGCTATGCCGAGATCGCGCGCATCCTCGGCATCTCGGTCAAGGGAGTGGAGAATCAGCTGGGGCGGGGCCTCAAGGCCCTGCGGGCGGCGCTCGACGACGGGTAG
- a CDS encoding FecR domain-containing protein, protein MTNDAEFDPLLLDRYLAGDLSPADRARVEAWLNAHPRDAQLLREAPRASLGAAQAIDTDAAWRALSARLQAPAQDDLAARRARLTGSASRRSVAPWVRRVAAVAATLFLMIGGVATWQATRGGSITAPIGRDVSAQLPDGSRVTLAAGSRLRWGGSFGRGARDVALEGEGYFDVVHDDTRPFRVRTRNAVAEDVGTRFVVRAWPELPAVDVAVEEGIVALMDTLRPRVERATLLHAGQRGRLLASGVQVTSDVASALAWMRGELVFDESPLSEVLPAIGRRYDVTIAADPALAQRRLTARFAAQSLDEVLAALRLALGVRITTSGRTVSLTPAAP, encoded by the coding sequence ATGACCAACGACGCAGAGTTTGACCCACTGCTTCTTGACCGGTATCTGGCCGGCGATCTGTCGCCGGCAGACCGGGCCAGGGTGGAAGCGTGGCTGAACGCACATCCCCGCGACGCGCAGCTGCTGCGCGAGGCGCCGCGGGCATCCCTCGGCGCCGCGCAGGCCATCGACACCGACGCCGCGTGGCGTGCGCTTTCCGCACGGCTGCAGGCGCCCGCGCAGGACGACCTTGCCGCCCGACGTGCCCGCCTGACCGGTAGTGCCAGCCGTCGAAGCGTGGCGCCGTGGGTGCGCCGTGTCGCGGCCGTGGCCGCTACCCTGTTCCTCATGATCGGTGGCGTGGCCACGTGGCAGGCGACCCGCGGTGGTTCCATCACGGCGCCCATCGGGCGCGACGTCTCGGCGCAGCTGCCGGACGGCTCCCGCGTGACGCTCGCCGCCGGCAGCCGGTTGCGCTGGGGGGGGAGTTTCGGCCGCGGTGCGCGCGACGTCGCCCTGGAGGGCGAGGGATACTTCGATGTCGTGCATGACGATACGCGCCCGTTCCGCGTGCGGACACGCAACGCGGTGGCGGAGGACGTGGGCACGCGCTTCGTGGTGCGGGCGTGGCCCGAACTGCCGGCGGTGGATGTTGCGGTCGAAGAGGGGATCGTCGCGCTCATGGATACCCTGCGGCCGCGCGTGGAGCGGGCGACCCTGCTCCACGCCGGACAGCGCGGACGGCTCCTCGCGTCCGGTGTGCAGGTCACGTCCGACGTCGCGTCGGCATTGGCCTGGATGCGCGGCGAGTTGGTGTTCGACGAAAGCCCGCTGTCCGAGGTGTTGCCCGCCATCGGACGGCGGTACGACGTGACCATCGCGGCGGATCCGGCGCTTGCGCAGCGGCGCCTCACGGCGCGCTTTGCGGCGCAGTCGTTGGACGAAGTGCTCGCCGCGTTGCGTCTGGCGCTTGGCGTCCGGATCACGACCAGCGGGCGGACCGTATCCCTCACGCCGGCGGCACCGTGA
- a CDS encoding TonB-dependent receptor, which translates to MLGILRSILLSCSAASLLAAQPRPVPGTPDLPPGYRRLADVTDLKGPLAKAITLDLAQVPLKDILRQIATQAGLSYAADPAQRGMEVRRTFKVNAIPAHRAIAMLLEGTTFEALVSPSGQLTVTARGTGPDTRTPQSPRVRMSGYVRSAASGEVLRRARVSVDDEAVRGESNDDGFYSLLLTRGTHRVIVRALGYAPFDTTVTLTDDVTRTVLLQRRDVQLAAVTVQASRASEDRPDLDPRTPDMSVVRLDLPAVKLLPPVLGESDPIRSLTLLPGVSLSSDASTAFSVRGGAADQNLFLLDEATVYNPSHVLGFLSTFNADAIDNVTLYKGAIPARFGGRLSSVIDVRQREGNANEFNGSASIGLLAGRGLVEGPLPKKVGSYMIAARRSWADLFTGLASDSGVQNTTAFFYDVNAKANVRLGATGALLLSGYLGRDRVAGIGDLGAGWGNRALTLRWNQALRSNLFSKVTASWGDYDYRLDILTGTSDNVRWNSRIGSLNVRVDEAWYLSPTNTIEFGAELTSQRINPGDLVPVGTGNAFNARRIQRRNTLMPAAWLGQELGIGPRVSVRYGLRVAGYERRGPATVYSYVNDSPVVYSAALGRYEPGVVRDSTQFGAGARLASSAGLEPRISGRVMLNASSSVKASYARTQQFLLLVSNTNSISPLDVWEPAGQWVRPLLADQYAVGYSATRGTVELSIEGFYKQARNVVDFIDGADVLLNPRIETQMVQGQGRAYGLELLARRSQGPVTGWVSYTLGRSEQRFTLPGNRGGGINDGRWYPSPFDKTHNLNVVALRPLGEKWTLGSTFTLATGLPATFPTSRYQVDGLLVTEYGARNAGRLPLYHRLDLSATRKGRRGEWQFGLLNAYNRFNAQALRFRQREGQPLVTEAVQTSIFGIVPSIAYTFTF; encoded by the coding sequence ATGCTCGGTATCTTGCGCAGTATCCTCCTCTCCTGCTCGGCGGCGTCCCTGCTGGCGGCCCAGCCGCGCCCGGTGCCCGGGACCCCCGACCTTCCGCCGGGCTATCGTCGCCTTGCCGACGTGACGGACCTCAAGGGCCCGCTGGCGAAGGCCATCACCCTCGACCTCGCCCAGGTCCCGCTCAAGGACATCCTGCGGCAGATCGCCACGCAGGCCGGCCTGTCGTACGCGGCGGATCCGGCGCAGCGCGGCATGGAGGTGCGACGGACGTTCAAGGTCAACGCCATTCCGGCGCATCGCGCCATCGCCATGCTGCTGGAGGGCACCACGTTCGAGGCGCTCGTGAGCCCCTCCGGTCAGCTCACGGTGACCGCACGGGGGACCGGGCCGGACACGCGCACGCCGCAGTCGCCGCGGGTGCGCATGAGCGGCTATGTGCGCAGCGCCGCGTCGGGCGAAGTGCTGCGCCGGGCTCGGGTCTCGGTCGACGACGAGGCGGTCCGTGGCGAGAGCAACGATGATGGCTTCTACTCGCTGCTCCTTACGCGGGGGACACACCGGGTGATCGTGCGCGCACTCGGGTACGCGCCGTTCGACACCACCGTCACGCTCACCGACGACGTCACCCGCACCGTCCTGCTGCAGCGGCGCGACGTCCAGCTGGCGGCCGTCACGGTGCAGGCCAGTCGCGCCAGTGAGGATCGACCGGACCTCGACCCGCGTACCCCCGACATGAGTGTCGTGCGCCTCGATCTTCCGGCCGTCAAGCTGCTGCCGCCGGTGCTTGGCGAGTCCGACCCCATTCGCAGCCTCACGCTGCTCCCCGGGGTTTCGCTCTCCAGCGATGCCTCCACCGCCTTCAGCGTACGCGGAGGTGCTGCCGACCAGAATCTCTTCCTGCTCGACGAGGCCACGGTCTACAACCCGAGTCACGTGCTCGGCTTCCTCAGCACCTTCAATGCCGATGCGATCGACAACGTCACGTTGTACAAGGGCGCCATCCCGGCGCGCTTTGGTGGCCGCCTGTCGTCCGTGATCGATGTGCGTCAGCGCGAGGGGAACGCGAACGAGTTCAACGGCTCCGCGTCGATCGGCTTGCTGGCCGGCCGCGGTCTGGTGGAGGGGCCGCTGCCGAAGAAGGTCGGGTCGTACATGATCGCGGCGCGACGGTCGTGGGCTGACCTGTTCACCGGGCTTGCCAGCGATTCGGGCGTCCAGAACACCACCGCGTTCTTCTACGACGTCAACGCCAAGGCGAACGTGCGTCTGGGGGCCACCGGGGCCTTGCTGCTCTCGGGGTATCTCGGTCGCGACCGGGTTGCCGGCATCGGCGATCTGGGTGCCGGTTGGGGGAACCGGGCGCTCACGCTGCGCTGGAACCAGGCCCTGCGCAGCAATCTCTTTTCCAAGGTCACGGCATCGTGGGGCGATTACGACTACCGGCTCGACATTCTCACGGGAACGAGTGACAACGTCCGGTGGAACTCGCGTATCGGCAGCCTGAACGTGCGCGTCGACGAGGCGTGGTATCTCTCGCCGACCAACACCATCGAGTTCGGTGCTGAACTCACGAGCCAGCGCATCAACCCGGGTGATCTCGTGCCGGTTGGTACGGGGAACGCATTCAATGCGCGCCGAATCCAGCGCCGCAACACCCTCATGCCGGCCGCGTGGCTGGGGCAGGAGCTGGGTATCGGACCGCGTGTCTCGGTACGCTACGGGCTGCGGGTGGCCGGGTACGAGCGCCGTGGTCCGGCCACCGTGTACTCGTACGTCAACGACTCGCCCGTCGTCTACTCGGCGGCGCTCGGGCGCTATGAACCCGGCGTCGTGCGCGACAGCACCCAATTCGGCGCCGGGGCGCGACTCGCTTCGAGCGCGGGCCTCGAGCCCCGCATCTCGGGGCGCGTCATGCTCAACGCGTCGTCGAGTGTGAAGGCGAGCTATGCGAGGACCCAGCAGTTCCTGTTGCTGGTGTCCAACACCAACTCAATCAGCCCGCTCGACGTGTGGGAGCCGGCCGGGCAGTGGGTCAGACCCCTGCTGGCCGACCAGTATGCGGTGGGCTACAGTGCGACGCGCGGCACCGTGGAACTGTCGATCGAGGGTTTCTACAAGCAGGCGCGCAACGTCGTGGACTTCATCGACGGGGCGGACGTGCTGCTCAACCCACGCATCGAGACGCAGATGGTGCAGGGCCAGGGGCGGGCCTACGGCCTCGAACTGCTCGCCCGCCGGTCGCAGGGCCCGGTCACGGGATGGGTCAGCTACACCCTCGGGCGGTCGGAGCAGCGCTTCACCCTGCCGGGGAATCGCGGTGGTGGCATCAACGACGGCCGCTGGTATCCGAGTCCATTCGACAAGACGCACAACCTGAACGTCGTGGCGCTGCGGCCGCTCGGGGAGAAGTGGACCCTCGGCAGCACGTTCACGCTGGCCACCGGACTGCCGGCCACGTTTCCCACGTCACGCTACCAGGTTGACGGGCTGCTGGTGACCGAGTACGGCGCCCGCAACGCGGGACGCCTCCCCCTCTACCACCGTCTCGACCTCTCGGCAACACGCAAGGGCAGGCGCGGCGAGTGGCAGTTCGGCCTGCTGAATGCCTACAACCGATTCAACGCCCAGGCACTCCGGTTCCGCCAGCGCGAGGGTCAACCCCTCGTCACGGAAGCGGTCCAGACCTCGATCTTCGGCATCGTCCCGAGCATTGCCTACACCTTCACTTTCTGA